Proteins encoded within one genomic window of Streptomyces profundus:
- the pknB gene encoding Stk1 family PASTA domain-containing Ser/Thr kinase: MDTTVHDPLIGRVLDGRYEVAERIAVGGMATVYRAVDTRLDRTLALKVMHPSLVGDSEFVERFIREAKSVARLDHPNIVGVLDQGADGAYVYLAMEYVAGCTLRDVLRERGALPVRAVLDILEPMLAGLAAAHRAGLVHRDIKPENVLIGADGRVKVADFGLVRTVDTQTSAHTGSLLGTVSYLAPEQIESGAVDARTDVYACGVLLYEMLTGGKPHAGDSPAQVLFAHVNKDVPAPSEAAPELPVQLDLLVAAATARVPARRLADAAAMLGQTRQARAALTDAQLDALPPTHEYDDPSAPREGEESGPEDATARVPLPAAAKAGETNRTTRIELPASAPPPPSEEPSVRRRRLSRRGVLSLVIAGVLLLAGALGIWYINSGQFLRTPGVYDLPRAEAEQVLRDAGLGVRVTEEFSDGVDAGHVISTDPERGERVRKNATVTLVVSQGPPISEVPNLRGVPLEEAQEQLAEVGLAAGEEDWQFSAEVPQGSVIETDPEPGVERRPGTAIDLVVSRGQEIPVPGVVGEAEGTAIQRLTEAGFEVEVIPERVHSEEEAGTVAEQSPEAWESAAEGDTVELTISKGPEMILVPDVRGMSEGDAKETLEDLGFRVNVNQLFFTGTVFNQSIRDDEAPRGSTITIWVR; the protein is encoded by the coding sequence GTGGACACCACCGTGCATGACCCGCTGATCGGACGCGTGCTCGACGGCCGGTACGAGGTCGCCGAGCGGATCGCCGTGGGCGGCATGGCCACGGTGTACCGCGCCGTGGACACCCGGCTGGACCGCACGCTCGCCCTCAAGGTGATGCATCCCTCGCTGGTCGGCGACAGCGAGTTCGTGGAGCGGTTCATCCGCGAGGCCAAGTCCGTGGCACGCCTCGACCACCCCAATATCGTCGGGGTGTTGGACCAGGGCGCCGACGGCGCCTATGTCTACCTGGCGATGGAGTATGTCGCGGGCTGCACGCTGCGCGACGTGCTGCGCGAGCGGGGCGCGCTGCCGGTGCGCGCGGTGCTGGACATCCTGGAGCCGATGCTGGCCGGTCTCGCCGCCGCGCACCGCGCGGGTCTGGTGCACCGGGACATCAAGCCGGAGAACGTGCTGATCGGCGCCGACGGCCGGGTCAAGGTGGCGGACTTCGGCCTGGTCAGGACGGTGGACACCCAGACCTCAGCGCATACGGGATCGCTGCTGGGCACGGTCTCCTACCTGGCGCCCGAGCAGATCGAGAGCGGCGCGGTCGACGCCCGCACCGATGTGTACGCGTGCGGGGTGCTGCTCTACGAGATGCTGACCGGCGGCAAGCCGCATGCGGGGGACTCGCCCGCCCAGGTCCTCTTCGCCCATGTGAACAAGGACGTTCCGGCGCCGTCCGAGGCGGCTCCCGAGCTGCCCGTCCAACTCGACCTGCTGGTGGCCGCGGCCACCGCCCGCGTTCCCGCGCGTCGGCTGGCGGACGCGGCGGCGATGCTGGGCCAGACGCGGCAGGCCCGCGCCGCGCTGACCGACGCCCAGCTGGACGCGTTGCCGCCGACGCACGAGTACGACGATCCCTCGGCCCCGCGCGAGGGCGAGGAGTCGGGCCCGGAGGACGCCACCGCGCGGGTGCCGCTGCCGGCCGCCGCCAAGGCCGGCGAGACCAACCGCACCACCCGGATCGAGCTGCCGGCCTCGGCGCCGCCGCCACCATCCGAGGAGCCCTCCGTCCGCCGGCGTCGGCTCTCCCGGCGCGGCGTGCTCTCGCTGGTGATCGCCGGTGTGCTGCTGCTCGCCGGCGCGCTCGGCATCTGGTACATCAACTCCGGTCAGTTCCTGCGCACCCCGGGCGTCTACGATCTGCCGCGCGCCGAGGCCGAGCAGGTGCTGCGGGACGCCGGGCTCGGGGTCCGGGTGACGGAGGAGTTCTCGGACGGCGTCGACGCCGGGCATGTGATCTCCACCGATCCGGAGCGCGGCGAGCGGGTGCGCAAGAACGCCACGGTGACGCTGGTGGTCTCGCAGGGCCCGCCGATCTCCGAGGTGCCCAACCTGCGGGGGGTCCCGCTGGAGGAGGCCCAGGAGCAGCTGGCCGAGGTGGGGTTGGCGGCCGGCGAGGAGGACTGGCAGTTCTCCGCCGAGGTGCCGCAGGGCTCGGTGATCGAGACGGACCCGGAGCCCGGCGTCGAGCGCCGTCCCGGCACCGCCATCGATCTGGTGGTCAGCAGGGGGCAGGAGATCCCGGTGCCGGGCGTGGTCGGCGAGGCCGAGGGCACGGCGATCCAGCGCCTCACGGAGGCGGGCTTCGAGGTCGAGGTGATCCCGGAGCGCGTGCACTCCGAGGAGGAGGCCGGCACCGTGGCCGAACAGTCCCCCGAGGCGTGGGAGAGCGCGGCCGAGGGCGACACCGTCGAACTCACCATCTCCAAGGGGCCGGAGATGATCCTGGTGCCCGATGTGCGCGGGATGAGCGAGGGCGACGCCAAGGAGACCCTGGAGGATCTGGGCTTCCGGGTGAACGTCAACCAGCTCTTCTTCACCGGCACGGTGTTCAACCAGTCGATCCGTGACGACGAGGCGCCGCGCGGCTCGACGATCACCATCTGGGTGCGCTGA
- a CDS encoding thiazole synthase, with the protein MHENPAGDGVPDDEPLVFGGTRLSSRLIMGTGGAPSLRVLEEALRASGTELTTVAMRRVAPGTQGSVFSLLTRLGIAVLPNTAGCHTAGEAVLTARLAREALGTELVKLEVIADERLLLPDPVATLEAAETLVDDGFTVLPYTNDDPVVARQLEEVGCAAVMPLGSPIGSGLGIRNPHNFQLITERAGVPVILDAGAGTASDAALAMELGCAGVMLASAVTRARRPALMAAAMRDAVTAGRGARLAGRIPRRHFAEASSPMDGLAALDPERPAFSY; encoded by the coding sequence GTGCACGAGAACCCCGCAGGGGACGGCGTCCCCGACGACGAGCCGCTGGTGTTCGGCGGGACGCGGCTCTCCTCGCGGCTGATCATGGGCACCGGGGGCGCGCCCAGCCTCCGGGTGCTGGAGGAGGCGCTGCGCGCCTCGGGCACGGAGCTGACCACGGTGGCGATGCGCCGGGTGGCCCCCGGCACCCAGGGCTCGGTGTTCTCGCTGCTGACCCGGTTGGGCATCGCCGTGCTGCCCAACACCGCCGGCTGCCACACGGCGGGCGAGGCGGTGTTGACCGCCCGGCTGGCCAGGGAGGCGTTGGGCACCGAGCTGGTGAAGCTGGAGGTGATCGCCGACGAGCGCCTCCTGCTGCCCGACCCGGTGGCCACCCTGGAGGCGGCCGAGACGCTGGTGGACGACGGGTTCACCGTGCTGCCCTACACCAACGACGATCCGGTGGTGGCCCGCCAGCTTGAGGAGGTGGGCTGCGCCGCGGTGATGCCGCTCGGCTCGCCGATCGGCTCGGGGCTCGGCATCCGCAATCCGCACAACTTCCAACTGATCACGGAGCGGGCCGGCGTCCCGGTCATCCTGGACGCCGGCGCCGGCACGGCTTCGGACGCGGCGCTCGCGATGGAGTTGGGCTGCGCGGGGGTGATGCTGGCGTCAGCGGTCACCAGGGCGCGGCGCCCGGCGTTGATGGCGGCGGCGATGCGCGACGCGGTGACGGCCGGACGAGGGGCCAGGCTGGCGGGGCGGATCCCCCGCCGCCACTTCGCCGAAGCGTCGTCCCCGATGGACGGGTTGGCCGCTCTCGACCCCGAACGCCCGGCTTTCTCGTACTGA
- a CDS encoding transglycosylase SLT domain-containing protein, with protein MPAHPGPAGTSNTPSKTRWRRTATAALATTGLAAVALSVAPVAAGSAEGTAAPQGDDISWDIKAADVPGQAAAANTAPEPSRSADEASDPTSALAEVAELRRQSAQLAEVQAAEQAEIERQAAEERAAEQAASRSAERARKPAPEATADAKPAAEPAAAPAPEPEPEPAPTPEPEPEPAPEPVTPQYADNLDGWISEALDIMAAHGIPGSYDGLHRNIIRESSGDPNAINLWDINAINGTPSIGLLQVIQPTFDAYHVPGTPYDLYDPVANIVAAANYAWDRYGSIDNVNGPY; from the coding sequence ATGCCCGCTCACCCAGGTCCCGCCGGGACCAGCAATACGCCCAGCAAGACGCGCTGGCGACGGACCGCCACCGCCGCGCTCGCCACCACGGGCCTGGCCGCCGTCGCCCTCAGCGTCGCGCCGGTCGCCGCCGGCTCCGCCGAGGGGACCGCCGCCCCCCAGGGCGACGACATCTCCTGGGATATCAAGGCGGCCGATGTGCCTGGACAGGCCGCCGCCGCCAACACCGCGCCCGAGCCCTCCCGTTCGGCCGACGAGGCGTCCGATCCGACGTCGGCGCTGGCCGAGGTGGCCGAACTCCGCCGGCAGAGTGCCCAGCTCGCCGAGGTCCAGGCCGCCGAACAGGCCGAGATAGAGCGCCAGGCAGCCGAGGAGCGAGCGGCCGAGCAGGCCGCGAGCCGCAGCGCCGAGCGGGCCAGGAAGCCGGCCCCCGAGGCGACGGCCGACGCCAAGCCCGCCGCCGAGCCGGCGGCGGCCCCCGCGCCCGAGCCCGAGCCCGAGCCGGCACCGACCCCCGAGCCCGAGCCCGAACCGGCCCCCGAGCCCGTGACCCCGCAGTACGCGGACAACCTCGACGGCTGGATCAGCGAGGCGCTGGACATCATGGCCGCGCACGGAATTCCCGGCAGCTATGACGGACTTCACCGGAACATCATCCGGGAGTCCAGCGGCGACCCCAACGCGATCAATCTCTGGGATATCAACGCGATCAACGGAACCCCGTCCATCGGCCTGCTCCAGGTGATTCAGCCGACGTTTGACGCGTATCACGTTCCGGGCACGCCGTACGACCTTTACGACCCGGTCGCCAACATCGTTGCCGCCGCCAACTACGCCTGGGACCGCTACGGTTCCATCGACAATGTGAACGGGCCGTACTGA
- a CDS encoding sulfite oxidase-like oxidoreductase, translated as MSQPENRGDRLPPGQRLQRGWPVTHYGPVPRFRPERWEFRVFGATADGDKHCWDHEEFSALPYRTVVADLHCVTKFSMMDVEWGGVPAGEILRLAPPADGVTHVMVWAEYGYSANVRMADFAADTTLFATHRDGELLTAEHGFPVRLVVPALYAWKGPKWVRGVEYMTADRRGFWEERGYHNVGDPWREQRYSYQETPGDGPEP; from the coding sequence ATGAGTCAGCCGGAGAACCGCGGGGACCGGCTTCCGCCGGGGCAGCGGCTGCAACGAGGCTGGCCGGTGACGCATTACGGCCCGGTGCCCAGGTTCCGCCCGGAGCGCTGGGAGTTCCGGGTCTTCGGCGCCACCGCCGACGGGGACAAGCACTGCTGGGACCACGAGGAGTTCTCCGCGCTGCCCTATCGCACGGTCGTCGCCGATCTGCACTGTGTCACCAAGTTCAGCATGATGGACGTCGAGTGGGGCGGGGTGCCGGCGGGGGAGATCCTGCGGCTGGCGCCGCCCGCCGACGGCGTGACCCATGTGATGGTCTGGGCCGAGTACGGCTACAGCGCGAACGTCCGGATGGCCGACTTCGCCGCCGACACCACGCTCTTCGCCACCCACAGGGACGGCGAGCTGCTCACCGCCGAACACGGCTTCCCGGTGCGGCTCGTGGTGCCGGCGCTGTATGCCTGGAAGGGCCCCAAGTGGGTGCGCGGCGTGGAGTACATGACCGCCGACCGCCGGGGCTTCTGGGAGGAGCGCGGCTACCACAACGTGGGCGACCCCTGGCGGGAGCAGCGCTACTCCTATCAGGAGACCCCCGGCGACGGCCCCGAGCCCTAA
- a CDS encoding deoxyribonuclease IV, which produces MAGRVRNPIGGHVPVAGGLAAVGVRYARSVGAEALQVFVANPRGWATPPGDPAQDERFAAACAADGLPAYVHAPYLINLGSHNEATAERSVVSLRHSLRRAGAIGAGGVVVHTGSATGGRSRETALAQIRRLLLPLLDELPDAGPRLLLEPTAGQGFSLCSLAADLGPYLAAVDHHPRVGICLDTCHAFAAGHDLAAPGGATALLDELARVAGPGRLGLIHANDSKAGVGSRLDRHENIGAGAIGAAAFAELLGHPSTAGVPLVIETPGGPAGHTADIARLIGLREGGWPPERGQPA; this is translated from the coding sequence GTGGCGGGTCGAGTTCGCAATCCGATCGGCGGTCATGTCCCCGTGGCGGGGGGCCTGGCCGCCGTCGGGGTGCGCTATGCCCGGTCCGTCGGGGCCGAGGCGCTCCAGGTGTTCGTCGCCAACCCGCGCGGCTGGGCCACCCCGCCGGGCGACCCGGCGCAGGACGAGCGGTTCGCCGCCGCCTGCGCCGCCGACGGGCTGCCGGCCTACGTCCACGCGCCGTATCTGATCAATCTCGGCTCGCACAACGAGGCCACGGCCGAGCGTTCGGTGGTCTCGTTGCGGCACTCCCTGCGCCGGGCCGGGGCGATCGGCGCCGGGGGCGTGGTGGTGCACACCGGATCGGCCACCGGCGGCAGATCCCGGGAGACGGCCCTGGCCCAGATACGCCGCCTGCTGCTGCCGCTGCTCGACGAACTCCCCGACGCCGGCCCCCGGCTGCTGTTGGAGCCGACGGCCGGGCAGGGCTTCTCGCTCTGCTCCCTCGCCGCGGACCTGGGCCCCTATCTGGCCGCCGTCGACCACCACCCCCGGGTGGGGATCTGCCTGGACACCTGCCACGCGTTCGCCGCCGGCCACGATCTGGCCGCGCCGGGCGGGGCCACGGCGCTGCTGGACGAGTTGGCGCGGGTCGCCGGTCCCGGGCGGCTGGGGCTGATCCACGCCAACGACTCCAAGGCCGGCGTCGGCAGCCGCCTGGACCGCCACGAGAACATCGGCGCCGGCGCGATCGGCGCGGCGGCCTTCGCCGAGCTGCTCGGCCATCCGAGCACGGCCGGTGTGCCGCTGGTGATCGAGACCCCGGGCGGCCCGGCGGGCCACACCGCCGACATCGCCCGGCTGATCGGCCTGCGCGAGGGCGGCTGGCCGCCGGAACGCGGCCAACCGGCCTGA
- the bfr gene encoding bacterioferritin: MQGDPEVIEFLNEQLTAELTAINQYFLHAKLQENYGWTKLAAYTRAESFDEMRHAEVLTDRIIFLEGLPNYQRLFHVRVGQSVTEMFQADRQIEVEAIDRLRRGVEVMRAKGDITSAKIFEAILKDEEHHIDYLDTQLELLEKLGEALYLAQQIEQPSEA, from the coding sequence ATGCAGGGCGATCCCGAGGTCATCGAGTTTCTGAACGAGCAGCTCACCGCCGAACTCACGGCGATCAACCAGTACTTCCTGCACGCCAAGCTCCAGGAGAACTACGGCTGGACCAAGCTCGCCGCGTACACGAGGGCCGAGTCCTTCGACGAGATGCGCCACGCCGAGGTGCTCACCGACCGCATCATCTTCCTGGAGGGGCTCCCCAACTACCAGCGCCTCTTCCACGTTCGGGTGGGCCAGTCCGTCACCGAGATGTTCCAGGCCGACCGGCAGATCGAGGTGGAGGCGATCGACCGGCTCCGGCGCGGAGTGGAGGTCATGCGGGCCAAGGGGGACATCACCTCGGCCAAGATCTTCGAGGCGATCCTCAAGGACGAGGAGCACCACATCGACTATCTGGACACCCAGTTGGAGTTGCTGGAGAAGCTGGGCGAGGCGCTCTATCT
- a CDS encoding DUF4190 domain-containing protein — translation MSTPSQPGGHQDGGPPGHPASQPPPPPYPGAGYGSPHPPTGPGTPPGGPGQAGGGYPGGPGYGPPGGPPGWGPPPKAPMNTLAVTAFVLSLVLLFPAALVLGIIALGRVGTSRERGKGLAITAICLASAQIVALAVLVPLALDDSDDTKAESQETSEDRVDEEPPEPPDDPEPGDDEPGDEGVDTIVFDLRVGDCFDPPGGLGAYEEEGALEQSVSVVPCDQPHEAEVYGQFDVTGYGAFPGSEELAGLADQECRALVQPYVLDTWALPIEAQPYYYHPEATSWRIGDREILCFFGRVDGGTLDEALRRDPAELDEEALTYLELTMPLELAFLDEPLTDDDTSALQAWAGSLVDAIDAEMAALSAVEWSLVGGEIESLLAARESSLSSWNAATEAEGDDFWMAVDDGYATMGIDVELNIRQALGLSLG, via the coding sequence TTGAGCACACCGTCGCAGCCGGGGGGGCACCAGGACGGCGGTCCGCCGGGCCACCCGGCGTCGCAGCCGCCGCCACCGCCCTACCCGGGCGCCGGCTACGGCTCGCCGCATCCCCCCACGGGTCCTGGCACTCCGCCGGGCGGCCCCGGCCAGGCCGGCGGCGGCTATCCCGGCGGCCCGGGGTACGGCCCGCCCGGCGGCCCGCCCGGTTGGGGCCCGCCGCCCAAGGCGCCGATGAACACGCTGGCGGTGACGGCGTTCGTGCTGTCCCTGGTGCTGCTGTTCCCGGCGGCGCTGGTGCTGGGCATCATCGCGCTGGGCCGCGTCGGCACCAGCCGCGAGCGCGGCAAGGGCCTGGCCATCACGGCGATCTGCCTGGCCTCGGCGCAGATCGTGGCGCTCGCCGTGCTGGTCCCGCTGGCGCTCGACGACTCCGACGACACGAAGGCCGAGAGCCAGGAGACGTCCGAGGATCGGGTCGACGAGGAGCCGCCCGAGCCGCCCGACGATCCCGAGCCGGGGGACGACGAGCCGGGGGACGAGGGCGTGGACACCATCGTCTTCGACCTCCGGGTGGGCGACTGCTTCGATCCGCCCGGCGGCCTCGGCGCCTACGAGGAGGAGGGCGCGCTGGAGCAGTCGGTCTCGGTGGTCCCGTGCGACCAGCCGCACGAGGCCGAGGTGTACGGCCAGTTCGACGTGACCGGATACGGGGCGTTCCCCGGCTCCGAGGAGCTGGCCGGCCTGGCCGACCAGGAGTGCCGTGCGCTGGTCCAGCCCTATGTGCTCGACACCTGGGCGCTGCCGATCGAGGCCCAGCCGTACTACTACCACCCCGAGGCCACCAGCTGGCGGATCGGCGACCGGGAGATCCTCTGCTTCTTCGGCCGGGTGGACGGCGGCACCCTCGACGAGGCGCTGCGGCGGGATCCGGCGGAGCTGGACGAGGAGGCGCTGACCTATCTCGAACTCACCATGCCGCTGGAGCTGGCCTTCCTGGACGAGCCGCTGACGGACGACGACACGTCGGCCCTACAGGCGTGGGCGGGCAGCCTGGTCGACGCGATCGACGCGGAGATGGCCGCGCTCTCGGCCGTCGAGTGGTCGCTGGTCGGGGGCGAGATCGAGTCGCTGCTGGCCGCCCGGGAGTCCAGCCTCTCCTCCTGGAACGCGGCCACCGAGGCCGAGGGCGACGACTTCTGGATGGCGGTCGACGACGGGTACGCCACGATGGGCATCGACGTCGAGCTGAACATCCGGCAGGCCCTCGGCCTCTCCCTGGGCTGA